GTCGAATTTCGCCGCTTCGGAGATTTTTGCCACGTTCAGCAGGTGATCAATCTTGTTGGCCCCCTGCACATCGGCATCCGGGTGCCGCCACGCTGCCGGGTTGAAGCCGAAAGTGTAGACGAAGGTTCCAAGTTTCAATGTGTCGGTGCGGGCCATGGCGATCTCTTCTTTTCTGATCAGGCTGGGGTCATAACGCGTTGGGATGGGGTGAAGCGGGCGGTAACGGCATGGCTGGCACCGGGATAGGTCAGGCGCACCTGGGTGACGGTTTCATCCAGCCGCCATGTTTGGCGCTCCACCACCAGAACCGGGGTGTTGGCGGCAATATCCAAGGTTTTGGCCGCTGCATCATTGGCAGCTTCGGCGGCAATGCGGTGCTCTGCGGCGTTCCATGGAATGTGCGTCAAAAGCCACGGACCGGGAGCCAGATCGGCAAAATCAGCATCCGCTGCCTGCGGCACCACGCCGAGGTTGATGATACGTTCTTCAAGGCAGAAAGGACTATCATCAGCATAATGCAGACAGGCGAGGGTCAGCAGCTTGCGGCGTGGTGCGAGAGACAGGTTTTCACACTCTGTCTTGGTCGGAGGGTGGATGGTTCGCGACAGAATGCGGTGATGGTAGGTCTTCTCTAACGCGATGACCTCATCACGGATGTCGTAAATTTCCAGAATGGCGCTTTGCGAGTTCTGCGGCATGACGATGCTGCCGGTCTTGCGCTTGCGCAGCACAAGGCCAGCGCGAGCAAGCTGGGTCAGCACCTTGTTGACGGTCATGCGTGAGCAGGCATATGTCTCGGCCAGCACTTGCTCGGACGGAATTTTATGGCCCGGCGGCCATCGACTTGAGAGAATATTGCTCTCAATGTCATCCAGAATACGCTGGTGCAGCGATTTGCTGCGTGTGTCTATCTCTTCAGTCATCATGCCAGCATCGATGCGCCGCGATCCAGATAGGTATCAAGGAATTGTTCCAATCGGGGATGGCGCGGCTTGGCAAAAACATCCGATGGCGCGCCAGTAAACAGCAATTTTCCCTGGTCGAGAAAGCTGATCTGCTGGCCAACCGTGGCGGCAAAGCCGATTTCGTGTGACACGACCACCATGGTCATGCCCTCGGCTGCCAGATCGCGCATCACGTTGAGCACTTCGCCGGTTAATTCCGGGTCGAGCGCCGAGGTTGGCTCATCAAACAGCATGATTTTCGGTTGCAAGGCAAGGGCGCGGGCAATGGCCACGCGCTGTTGCTGTCCGCCGGAGAGCTGCGACGGGTAGTGGCCTGCGCGGTTTTCCAGCCCCACTTTTTTCAGCTGCGCCATGGCGCGGTCTTCCGCCTCACGTTTTGGCACTTTATGCACGGTCTTCAAGGCTTCGGAGACATTACCAAGCGCGGTCATATGCGGCCAGAGATTGAATTGTTGGAACACCATGCCAATTTTAGAGCGCACGGCGCGGATTTGGGCGGCAGGCAGGCGCTCGCGCTGGCCATCGGGCCGCTCGAAATAGCCAAGGGCCTCGCCGCTGACGGTGATCATCCCCTCGCTGGCCTCCTCCAGAAAGGCCATGCAGCGCAAAAGCGTGCTTTTGCCAGAGCCGGAGGGGCCAATCAGGCAGGAGACTTTGCCCTCGGGGATGTCGAGATCAATGTCATTCAACACGGTGTTTGTGCCAAAGCGCTTGACGAGTTTGGAAACGGAAATAGCGGGAAGCGTCATGGCGCGGAAAACCTCAATCTGCTCAAACGGGCTTCAGTCTTGCGAGCGGCCCAGGCGGTGGCCTCCACAATGACCCAGTAAATAACGGCCAGCACGAAAATCGCCTCCAGAAAGGCATATTGCGCAGAACCAATGGCGCTGACGGTGGCGGTGAGTTCGGGAACGGTGATGATCGACAACACCGCCGATTCTTTCAGAAGAATGATGGCGAGATTAACGCAAGGTGGCAGCACAATCAGCGCCATTTCCGGTAAGAGAATGCGGCGGATAATTTGGAGCCGGGTCAGCCCCAGACATTCTGCCGCTTCCACATGGCCATGAGGAACAGAGCCATAACCTGCACGAAAAATTTCCGAGTAATAGGCGGCGGAATAGACGGTGAGACCAATCAACCCGCAAGGGATAGGGTCGAGCGACAGGCCAACATAGGGTCCGCCATAATAGACCAGAAAAATCTGGATTAGAAACGGCGTGCCGCGTAACACTTCCACCACCAATCCCAGTGGAATATCCAGAAACCTGCCGCCGTAGCGCCGTCCTGTCGCGACGAGAAAGCCAACGACAATGCCCAGCACCATGCCGACCACCCAGATCCACAGGGTGGTGGTGGCACCGCTGAAAATTTCCGGTAGATGATCGAGAATGACTTTCGGATCAAAGATCATTTGACCGCTCCTGGCAGGCTACGCTCGGTGATGCGGGCGATCATCGCTACGCTCCAGCAGATGATTAGATAAATCAGCGCTGCCGATGAAAACAGTTCAATGGGCAGATAGGTGGAGGCGGCAAGATCCTGTGCCATGCGGGTCAGCTCGACAATGCCGACGACCGAGACCAGCGAAGAGGATTTGAGGATCATGATCGCCTCATTGACCAAAGCCGGAAAGGTGAGCCGCAACGCAATGGGCAGTTTGATGCGTAAAAACGTCTGGCGGCCTGAAAAGCCAGCCATATCGGCAGCCTCGATCAAGCCTTTCGGCACGCTTTCAAAGCCCCCACGCAGGTTTTCGGCCTGATAGGCTGCGGTGCAAAGCGAAAGGCCAATGATGGCGGCCACCACGCTTGGCACATTGATGCCTATAAAAGGCAGGAGATTATAAATCAGCAGCAATTGCACCAGCAATGGCACGCCGCGAAAGAAGCTGATGAACAGCTTGGTTGGCATTGTATAGAGTCGTTTGCCGGAGAGCATGGCGCCAGACAGGGCAATGGCAATCAAAAAGCCGATGGCAATCGAAATCACACTGATGCCCAGCGTCCATCCGGCAGCCTTAACCAGCAAAAAGAAGAGTTTGAATGACATGGCACCCCAGTCTCCGCTGTTGCGGACCACAATAAACGACAGCGTGCGGGATACCCCCCTCTGTCCTGCCGGACATCTCCCCCTCAAGGGGGGAGATCAGATAGATCACCACGACTTGCTTAAACTGACGCAACCGCAAAATGCCGTTCTGGCTGATTGACTGGGCGCTTCGGGCGAGTCGATCTCCCCCCTTTGAGGGGGAGATGCCTGGCAAGGCAGAGGGGGGTAGGCGGCAGATCAAGCGATCATCTGTCGTTCCAGAGGCAGAACCTTAGGATAGCTCACCTCAAAACGCCGGGTCTTTCACGCTATCAGGCGTATCAAACTTGGTGCCAAACCATTTTTCCTGCAATTTCGCCATGCGGCCATCGCCCTTCATCTTGATGATGGCGGCATCGACAGCATCGATCAGGCTGGCGTGGTCTGCATCCTTGGTGCCAACAAAGCTGAAATAGCTCTTTTTGCCAAAGGGTGGCACCACCACTTCAAAAGCTCCATTGCGCTGCTTGGCAACGAAGGCGATATTGGGCAGTGAATTGGCAACGGCCACCACGCGGCCTGCGGCCATATCGGCATAGGCGTCGTTGAAGGAGACATATTCACGCACATCAATTTTCTTCGGCAAGGTTGCGGAAAGTTCCTGCAACTGCGCCAGCTGGGCTGTGGCCTTGCCAACACCAACAGATTTACCCGCCAGATCCTCAGGCTTGGTAATGGTCTTGTCGCCAGCCTTTTTCAGGATGGCAACGGTGGCTTCGGCAATGGGTGCGGTGAAGCGATAGCGCTCCATGCGCGCTTTGGTGACGGTGGCGGGGCCTGCAACAATATCGAACTTGCCAGCTTCAAGGCCGGGCAAAACACCATCCCACGGCAGGGCAATCCACTCAACCTTCACGCCCAGTTCCTTGCCGATTTCGGCAAAGAGATCGACGTTGAGGCCGACGTGGTCGCCAGCATCAATAAAATCGAACGGCGCAAAGGCGGTTTCCGTTCCGACCTTCAACGTGCCTGCGGCCTTGATTTTCATCAGCGCATCCTCGGCATGGGCCGAAAGGCTCGCGCCAAACAACAGGGCAGCCCCAAGCGCCGCCTTCAGCAACAATCTTTTCTGCATCACGATTTCTCCAGTTGCCCGCAACCCGGCGATCTCTCGTACCGGTGCAATTCCCCTCAGCCGTTTCTCGGCTATTTGACTATACAAATAGAGCGGGGAAGGGGGCAGCTGTCAATGCTATTGTGCGGAAAATAAGCGTGCTTATTTTCTAAGCAGATCTTTGGTCGGAGTCGAGGTGAATCCGCCCCTTTTTCCAGGAAAATGCTATTTCACGCGATGGCGACGATATCAACACTGATATCAGCGGGCCGGGAGGCTTCGATCACCAATCGCCCGTTGGGCAAGTCGTTGCCGTTCAATTTCCAGGCGATTGCGGCCTCGTCCAGTCCGTAATGAACCCAACGGTCCCGCAGGCGCTGTTCCAGCACCTCCAGTGGGGGGCCAACGAACACAGTCAGGTCGAAACAGCTTTGCAGACGGGTCCAAGGCGCGCGATCCAGAAGCAGGTAATTGCCTTCGACCAGAATGAAGCGGGTTTCCGGTGCAATTGGCCGGGCCGAGGCAATCGCCAATTCGCGGTCGCGGTCGAAAACCGGCACAAGCACTTCCTCGTCGCCAGCCTTCACCGCCGTGACGATGTCGAGAAAGCCGCGCACGTCGAAGGTTTCCGGTGCGCCTTTGCGCTTCAGCAGGCCGCGCTGTTCCAGAATGCCGTTGTCCATGTGAAATCCGTCCATCGGCAGGATTTCCGCAGTTTCGCCGCGCGCAATCAGCGCCTCGCGCAAGGCTTCCGACAGGGTGGACTTACCGGCCCCTGGCGGTCCGGCAATGGCGATCATGAAACGGCTGGCCCCTTGGGCCAGCCGCGTGATTTCCTCAAGAAGGGAGGAAATAGATGTTGTCATGCTGCAATCGCTTCTGCTGGTGCTTCTTTTGCACCCGTCATGAAGGCCACGGCATCCGACATGGTGTAATCCTTCGGATTGATCACGCACAGGCGCTTGCCAAGCCGATGGATATGGATGCGGTCAGCCACTTCAAACACATGCGGCATGTTGTGTGAGATCAGCACGATCGGCATGCCGCGCGAGCGCACGTCCTGGATCAGTTCCAGCACGCGGCGGCTTTCCTTGACACCCAAGGCAGCGGTTGGTTCGTCGAGGATAACCACCTTGGAACCAAAGGCTGCGGCACGGGCCACAGCCACACCCTGACGCTGACCGCCCGACAGGGTTTCCACTGCTTGATTGATATTCTGGATGGTCATCAGACCAAGCTCGGACAACTTTTCACGGGCAAATTTGTCCATGGCAGGCTTGTCCAGCGCCCGGAACAGGCTGCCCATGATGCCGGGTTTGCGCATTTCGCGGCCCAGGAACATATTGTCGGCAATGGAGAGTGCCGGAGACAGGGCAAGGTTCTGATACACCGTTTCGATACCCGCCTTGCGGGCATCAATCGGTGAGCGGAAATTGATGGTCTTGCCTTCGAGCTTGATCTCGCCTTCATCCGGCGTCACCGCGCCGGAAATAGCCTTGATCAATGAGGATTTACCAGCGCCGTTATCGCCGATGACCGCAAGGATTTCACCCGGATAGAGATCAAAATCGGCGTTGTCGAGGGCAGTGACGCGGCCATAACGCTTGACGAGACCACGGGCGGTGAGAATGGGTTCTTGTGCCATTAGCCAGCTACCTTTCTGATCCATTGGTCAATTGCGACGGCGGCAATGATCAGCACGCCAATCAGCATATAGGTCCATTGCGGGTCGGTGCCGGCCATGCGCAGGCCAAGCTGGAACACGCCGACGATCAACGCGCCAAACAGCATGCCCATGATGGAACCACGGCCACCAAACAGTGACATGCCGCCAATCACCACGGCCGTGATGGATTCGATATTGGCAAACTGCCCAGCCGTTGGCGATACCGAGCCGATACGGCCAATCATCGCCCAACCACCCAGCGCACAGATCAGGCCAGCAAGCGTATAGACGGAAATCAGCATGCGCTTGACATTGACGCCAGACAATTCCGCTGCATCGGGATCGTCGCCGACAGCGTAGAGATGGCGGCCCCAGGCGGTGTTGTTCAAGACATACCAGAGGACCGCAACCAGAAGGGCGAGTGAGATCACACCATAGGTCAGGACGGCACCGCCCAACTTAAAGCTTTGGCCAAAATATTGCAGGATGGGCGCATTGGTGCCCAGGTCTTGCGAGCGGATTGTCTCGTTGCCGGAATACAGGAAATTGGCTGCCAGCACGATCTGCCACATGCCGAGTGTGACAATGAAGGGGGGCAGCTTGACGCGGGCCACCAGCACGCCATTGATGAAGCCGCAAATGCCGCCGACGGCAAAGCCGCACAGCACGGCAAGCGGGCCAGGCACGCCATAGTGAACGGCAAATTGCCCCATGACGACAGAAGACAGGACCATGATGGCCCCCACCGAAAGGTCAATCCCGGCGGTGAGGATAATCAGGGTCTGGGCTGCGCCGATGATGCCGGTAATGGCAACCTGCTGCAAAATCAGCGTCAGGGCAAAGGGTGAAAAGAATTTGCCACCCAGAATGACGCCGAACGCGATCAGTGACAGAATCAGCACGATCAGCGGCACGGCAGCCGGGCTGGAATGCAGGAAGTGCTGAAACTTTTGCAATGGCGTCTTGTCGTTGGTATCGAACTGCGCGACCGCAGTGGCACTGCCCGACAGCACATTCTCGTATTCAAGATGAGGTTTGGTGGCGGCTTTTGGCTCGCTCATCGGCTTTCCTCCCGTGGACCTCTTCTGAGGCTTGAGGGCCGGGCTGGACCGTGACACCAATTGCCGACGGCCGCCTGCGGCATTGTAGAATTTATGTATTCAACCCAGAAATCTGTCTATTACTCTTGGTTGCGTATGGCGCTTACCAGAAGGGCGGCCTGAGCCGCCCTTCCGTTGCAATATTTCAAGAGCGTATCAGCCCCAGCACTTCTTCAGGCCTTCGGCGACGTCGATTGACGGTACGCCCTTAGCAGCCTTGTCGGTGACGAGCGAAACGCCCGTATCAAAGAAGTCCTTGCCAGCGGTTGGCTTTGGCTTTTCGCCAGAGTCAGCAAACTTCTTGATGGCTTCGATGCCGAGGGCTGCCATCATCAGCGGATACTGCTGCGATGTCGCACCAATCACGCCTTCCTTGACGTTTTTCACGCCAGGGCAGCCGCCGTCAACCGATACGATCAGCACGTCCTTCTGCTTGCCAACAGCCTTGAGGGCTTCATAGGCACCGGCAGCGGCTGGTTCGTTGATCGTGTGAACAACGTTGATGTTCGGGTTTTTCTGCAGAAGGTTTTCCATGGCCGTACGGCCACCTTCTTCGTTGCCGTTGGTGATGTCGTGGCCGACGATGCGCGGGTCGGTTTCGTCACCAATCTTGTTCGGGTCCTTCGGATCAATGCCGAAGCCGATCATGAAGCCCTGGTCGCGCATAACGTCAACCGATGGCTGGGCAGGGGTAAGGTCGAGGAAGGCAACCTTGGCATCCTTGGCCTTGTCGCCCAGGGTGGCGGCAGCCCACTGGCCAATCAGCTTGCCAGCAAGAAGGTTGTCGGTCGCAAATGTCGCGTCAGCGGCATTGACCGGATCAAGCGGCGTATCGAGTGCGATCACCAGAAGACCAGCGTCGCGGGCTTCCTTGACGGCAGGCACGATGCCCTTGGTGTCGGAGGCGGTGATCAGGATACCCTTGGCACCATCGGCAATGCAGGTTTCAATGGCTGCAACCTGGCTTTCGCTATCGCCGTCGATCTTGCCGGCATAGGACTTCAGCGTAACGCCCAGTTCCTTGGCCTTGGCGGAAGCGCCTTCCTTCATCTTGACGAAGAATGGATTGGTATCGGTTTTGGTGATCAGGCAGGCTGAAACGTCAGCAGCCTGTGCGCCTGTCGAAAAGACAACGCCGAGAGCCAGGGCGCCAAGCGTGGCGCCGATCAAATTGGTCTTCATATGGATCCTCCCAAGGACAAAGATAAACGCACCCTCTCAAGGGGCCGTTCGGTTCGCATGGTCCATCACCTCTCCCGTGTTGGCCCCCATGCTTCCTGCCTCAAGAAAACACTATTCCAAATGCCTGTCAATAAATAAATCGAGTTGAATTATTAATCCACTGTGGCATGCTTGGCGCGGTCGTGGCAGGGCGGGAGGAGCCTGTGCCAGGCTGATACGGAGCAGGATGCTCAGCAGAATTGGTTGCCGGGCCAGGATGGCGAAATGCTAATCCGGCAGAGCTCGGGGCCTTGAAATTCTTGTCGCACGCGGCTCTCTGGCCGGGTTGGGCGGGATGGGAGGATGATCGATGACAGAGGGAATGAATGCGGGTCTGGCCATGCCGCCCGCTGCCCTCGAGACGAGTGGCGGCGCCAATCAGGTCGGAGTGCGCGCCTATAACGAGCGGCTGGTCATGTCGCTGGTGCGCCGGCATGGCAGCCTGTCCAAGGCGGAAATTGCCCGGCGCAGCGGTCTCTCGGCCCAGACGGTGACGGTGATCATGCGGGTGCTGGAGCGCGAAAAGCTGCTGGTGCGCGGTGAGCCGGTGCGTGGACGCGTCGGCCAGCCTTCGGTGCCAATGCGGCTCAATCCGGATGCGGTCTATTCGTTCGGGGTCAAGATCGGAAGACGCAGTGCCAACCTGGTGCTGATGGATTTCGTCGGCACGATCCGCCATGAGGTGCGTCGCACCTATCCTTATCCAATGCCCGGCCTCCTGCTGGATTTCATCGTCGGCGGCATTTCCGATATTGAGGGCAGGCTTTCCGTAGCCGAGCGCGCGCGAATTGCCGGTGTGGGCATTGCAGCGCCGTTCGAATTGTGGAGTTGGGCGGAGGAAACCGGCGCGCCATCAGAGGAAATGGATGTCTGGCGTGAGACTGATCTCAAGGCCGATGTTGCGGCCCGGATCGGTTATCCGGTCTTCATCCAGAACGATGCGACCAGCGCCTGTGCAGCGGAATTGGTGTTCGGGGTCGGGCCACACTATCCGGATTTCGTCTATTTTTTCCTCGGCTCTTTCGTTGGCGGCGGCATCGTGCTGAATTCCTCGCTGTTTTCCGGACGCACCGGCACAGCTGGCGCGGTTGGGCCGCTGCCTGTGCAAAGGCGCGATGGCAAAACCGTCCAGCTTTTGAAGATCGCGTCGATTTTCGTGTTGGAAAACCTGCTGCGTGACTATGGACAGGATAGCCAGTCCCTATGGTATTCGCCGAGCGACTGGGTGGACTATGGCGAGCCGCTGGAGATCTGGATCCGCGATACCGCCGCAGCGCTGGCCCAGGCGATTGTTGCTGCGGCCTCGATCATCGACTTTTCCGCCGCCGTCATCGATGGCGGTTTTCCGCAATGGGTGCGCCAGCGTCTGGTTGTGGCTATCCAGGAAGCGGCGCGTGATCTCGACCTCCAGGGTGTATTGATGCCCGAGATCGTCGAAGGCGCCGTCGGCCACCAGGCCCGGTCGGTTGGCGGTGCCAGCCTGCCGCTGTTTTCCCGTTATCTTTTGGATCAGAATGTGTTGTTCAAGGAGTTACTGTAAATGCTGAAGGGCCTCAATCCCATCCTCAATCCCGAATTGCTGGCTACCCTGCGGGCGATGGGTCATGGTGATGAAATCGCCATTGTCGATGGCAATTATCCCGGTCTCGAACATGCAAGGCGGCTGGTGCGGCTGGATGGTCTCGGCCTTATTCCGGTGCTGGATGCCATTCTCTCGGTTCTGCCGATCGACGATTTCGTGCCGGAAGCGATTTTCCGCTCCACCGTCGGCAAGGACCGCGATGCACTTGACCCGGTTCATGCGGAAATCATCGCCTGCTGCGCTGTCCATGAGCCAAAACAGCCGGTCGTCCCGCTGCTGGGGCCGGATTTCTATCCGCGCGTCAAGGCGGCGCATACAGTTGTGCAAACTGGCGAACCCCGCCTTTATGCCAATGTCATTCTTAAGAAAGGCGTGATATATCCGAAATAACCTCTGATTGCAGCAGTCGCATTGGCGGACCTGCGGCTGCAAAGGGCGAAAGGCCCTGGATGGGGTTTTGAGCCAGAAGAGGCCGTGCGGGGGGGCCTGCACGGCCTTTTCCATGCTCAAATCGCCGTAAAGCCGTTATCCACGAACAGATGGGCACCATTGACGAAGCGGGATTCGTCGCTGGCCAGATAAAGGGCTGCGCGGGCCACGTCTTCCGGTTCGCCGATCCGGCCCTGTTGGGCGATGATGGCGGCATCCGAGACATCGACACCCAGCGCTTGAAGGTCGGTCAATTCCCGAAGTCCATGCGGCGTGCGGATAAAGCCGGGGCAGACGGCGTTGCAGCGAATGTTCCGGTCGCGGAATTCCACGCCGATGGCGCGGGCAAACATATGGACTGCGCCCTTGGTGGTGTCATAGAGCACTTCCATCGGCGTCGCTGCTACGGCTGATATCGAGGAGGTGCAGACGATGGAGCCACCACCCGCGGCAATCATGCCGGGCAAAACGGCCCGGGTCATCAGAAACATCGAGCGGACATTGACCGCATGCAGCCAGTCCCATTCCTTCAGCGTGGTTTCCAGGAATGGCTTGATGACGATGGTGCCGGCGTGATTGAACAACACGGTGACAGCCCCGAACCGGTCCTCGACACCCTTGACGGCGGCCTGAACGGCGTCTTCTTCCGAGACATCGGCCACCCAGAAATCGGCTATGCCGCCAGAATCACGAATATCCTTGACCGTCTGTTCGGCCTCCGCGCCATTGCGGTCGATGATGGCGACGGCAGCGCCTTCCGCTGCAAACAGCCGCGAGGCCGCCCCGCCCATGCCGGTCGCACCACCGGAAATGATGGCGATTTTTCCCTTCAGTCTGTCTGTCATGGGTTTCCGTCCTTGTTGCGCTGCGGATGATGTTGGTGCGCTCACGGCTTCGACAGCCTTGCCCGGGTTGAGCGCGGCGTCGAAAGAATGAGGCTGGTTTCGCTATTGGTGATGCCGGGAACCAGTCGCACACGTCGCAAGACACTGTCGAAATCCGTCAGGGTTGCTGCCCCCAGCTCGACGATCAGGTCCCAGCGCCCATTGGTCGAATGCACGGCGGAAATCTCGGGAAAGCCGCTCAGCGCCCGGATCACCTTGTCAGTGACATGGCCCTGGATTTCGATCATCATGATACCGCGCACGCCAAGATCGACCGTATCGGCCCGCAGGATCACGGTATAGCCAAGAATGGTGCCCTCACGCTCCAACCGTTCCAGCCGCGCCCGCACCGTTGCGCGCGACGCGCCGGTTTCCAGCGCCAGATCGGAAATGCTGCGTCGGCCGTTATGGCGCAAAAGTGTGACCAGCCGTTCATCGAGATCGTCCACTAACTTCTCACTTTGAGCAATAAAACTGCCATAACGATAAGCCATATGGAGATTATTGCCAATCTACATCGTTCAAATTGCCAGATACAGATGGTTGAATAGCGACAACAACAGGAGGTGCGTATGGAGTGCAGATTGATCGGAGTTCCCTTGCAGATCGGGGCGGGCCGTCTGGGCTGTGAAATGGGACCGAGCGCGCTGCGTATTGCCGGGCTCGGCCCGATGCTGGAAGAGCTCGGCCATCGCGTCACCGATCTCGGCAATGTCGCGCCTGCCGCCTTCAAGTCCCTTAGTCATCCCAATCCGGCTGTGCATCACCTGCCGGAAACCGTTGCCTGGATCGAGACCTTGTCCGAGGCCGCTTACCGCGAAAGTGCGGATGCCATGCCGATTTTTCTGGGTGGTGACCACGCGCTTTCGGCTGGCACGGTACCGGGGCTGGCGCGCCGGGCGGCGGAACAAGGCCGACCGCTTTTTGTGCTCTGGCTGGATGCCCATACCGATTTCCATACGCTGGAAACCACGGAAAGCGGCAATCTGCATGGTACGCCGGTGGCTTATTTCACCGGTCAACCGGGTTTTACCGGCTATTTTCCGGATCTGGTGGAAGCGGTCGATCCGGCTCATGTGGCAATGATCGGCATTCGCAGTGTCGATCCGGCGGAACGCGCCGCTTTGCGCCGGACCGGCATCACCGTGCA
This portion of the Allorhizobium ampelinum S4 genome encodes:
- the hutC gene encoding histidine utilization repressor; translated protein: MMTEEIDTRSKSLHQRILDDIESNILSSRWPPGHKIPSEQVLAETYACSRMTVNKVLTQLARAGLVLRKRKTGSIVMPQNSQSAILEIYDIRDEVIALEKTYHHRILSRTIHPPTKTECENLSLAPRRKLLTLACLHYADDSPFCLEERIINLGVVPQAADADFADLAPGPWLLTHIPWNAAEHRIAAEAANDAAAKTLDIAANTPVLVVERQTWRLDETVTQVRLTYPGASHAVTARFTPSQRVMTPA
- a CDS encoding amino acid ABC transporter ATP-binding protein, producing MTLPAISVSKLVKRFGTNTVLNDIDLDIPEGKVSCLIGPSGSGKSTLLRCMAFLEEASEGMITVSGEALGYFERPDGQRERLPAAQIRAVRSKIGMVFQQFNLWPHMTALGNVSEALKTVHKVPKREAEDRAMAQLKKVGLENRAGHYPSQLSGGQQQRVAIARALALQPKIMLFDEPTSALDPELTGEVLNVMRDLAAEGMTMVVVSHEIGFAATVGQQISFLDQGKLLFTGAPSDVFAKPRHPRLEQFLDTYLDRGASMLA
- a CDS encoding amino acid ABC transporter permease; translated protein: MIFDPKVILDHLPEIFSGATTTLWIWVVGMVLGIVVGFLVATGRRYGGRFLDIPLGLVVEVLRGTPFLIQIFLVYYGGPYVGLSLDPIPCGLIGLTVYSAAYYSEIFRAGYGSVPHGHVEAAECLGLTRLQIIRRILLPEMALIVLPPCVNLAIILLKESAVLSIITVPELTATVSAIGSAQYAFLEAIFVLAVIYWVIVEATAWAARKTEARLSRLRFSAP
- a CDS encoding amino acid ABC transporter permease, whose protein sequence is MSFKLFFLLVKAAGWTLGISVISIAIGFLIAIALSGAMLSGKRLYTMPTKLFISFFRGVPLLVQLLLIYNLLPFIGINVPSVVAAIIGLSLCTAAYQAENLRGGFESVPKGLIEAADMAGFSGRQTFLRIKLPIALRLTFPALVNEAIMILKSSSLVSVVGIVELTRMAQDLAASTYLPIELFSSAALIYLIICWSVAMIARITERSLPGAVK
- a CDS encoding transporter substrate-binding domain-containing protein → MQKRLLLKAALGAALLFGASLSAHAEDALMKIKAAGTLKVGTETAFAPFDFIDAGDHVGLNVDLFAEIGKELGVKVEWIALPWDGVLPGLEAGKFDIVAGPATVTKARMERYRFTAPIAEATVAILKKAGDKTITKPEDLAGKSVGVGKATAQLAQLQELSATLPKKIDVREYVSFNDAYADMAAGRVVAVANSLPNIAFVAKQRNGAFEVVVPPFGKKSYFSFVGTKDADHASLIDAVDAAIIKMKGDGRMAKLQEKWFGTKFDTPDSVKDPAF
- a CDS encoding nucleoside triphosphate hydrolase encodes the protein MTTSISSLLEEITRLAQGASRFMIAIAGPPGAGKSTLSEALREALIARGETAEILPMDGFHMDNGILEQRGLLKRKGAPETFDVRGFLDIVTAVKAGDEEVLVPVFDRDRELAIASARPIAPETRFILVEGNYLLLDRAPWTRLQSCFDLTVFVGPPLEVLEQRLRDRWVHYGLDEAAIAWKLNGNDLPNGRLVIEASRPADISVDIVAIA
- a CDS encoding ATP-binding cassette domain-containing protein, producing MAQEPILTARGLVKRYGRVTALDNADFDLYPGEILAVIGDNGAGKSSLIKAISGAVTPDEGEIKLEGKTINFRSPIDARKAGIETVYQNLALSPALSIADNMFLGREMRKPGIMGSLFRALDKPAMDKFAREKLSELGLMTIQNINQAVETLSGGQRQGVAVARAAAFGSKVVILDEPTAALGVKESRRVLELIQDVRSRGMPIVLISHNMPHVFEVADRIHIHRLGKRLCVINPKDYTMSDAVAFMTGAKEAPAEAIAA
- a CDS encoding ABC transporter permease, coding for MSEPKAATKPHLEYENVLSGSATAVAQFDTNDKTPLQKFQHFLHSSPAAVPLIVLILSLIAFGVILGGKFFSPFALTLILQQVAITGIIGAAQTLIILTAGIDLSVGAIMVLSSVVMGQFAVHYGVPGPLAVLCGFAVGGICGFINGVLVARVKLPPFIVTLGMWQIVLAANFLYSGNETIRSQDLGTNAPILQYFGQSFKLGGAVLTYGVISLALLVAVLWYVLNNTAWGRHLYAVGDDPDAAELSGVNVKRMLISVYTLAGLICALGGWAMIGRIGSVSPTAGQFANIESITAVVIGGMSLFGGRGSIMGMLFGALIVGVFQLGLRMAGTDPQWTYMLIGVLIIAAVAIDQWIRKVAG
- a CDS encoding sugar ABC transporter substrate-binding protein — its product is MKTNLIGATLGALALGVVFSTGAQAADVSACLITKTDTNPFFVKMKEGASAKAKELGVTLKSYAGKIDGDSESQVAAIETCIADGAKGILITASDTKGIVPAVKEARDAGLLVIALDTPLDPVNAADATFATDNLLAGKLIGQWAAATLGDKAKDAKVAFLDLTPAQPSVDVMRDQGFMIGFGIDPKDPNKIGDETDPRIVGHDITNGNEEGGRTAMENLLQKNPNINVVHTINEPAAAGAYEALKAVGKQKDVLIVSVDGGCPGVKNVKEGVIGATSQQYPLMMAALGIEAIKKFADSGEKPKPTAGKDFFDTGVSLVTDKAAKGVPSIDVAEGLKKCWG
- a CDS encoding ROK family transcriptional regulator, with the protein product MTEGMNAGLAMPPAALETSGGANQVGVRAYNERLVMSLVRRHGSLSKAEIARRSGLSAQTVTVIMRVLEREKLLVRGEPVRGRVGQPSVPMRLNPDAVYSFGVKIGRRSANLVLMDFVGTIRHEVRRTYPYPMPGLLLDFIVGGISDIEGRLSVAERARIAGVGIAAPFELWSWAEETGAPSEEMDVWRETDLKADVAARIGYPVFIQNDATSACAAELVFGVGPHYPDFVYFFLGSFVGGGIVLNSSLFSGRTGTAGAVGPLPVQRRDGKTVQLLKIASIFVLENLLRDYGQDSQSLWYSPSDWVDYGEPLEIWIRDTAAALAQAIVAAASIIDFSAAVIDGGFPQWVRQRLVVAIQEAARDLDLQGVLMPEIVEGAVGHQARSVGGASLPLFSRYLLDQNVLFKELL
- a CDS encoding RbsD/FucU family protein encodes the protein MLKGLNPILNPELLATLRAMGHGDEIAIVDGNYPGLEHARRLVRLDGLGLIPVLDAILSVLPIDDFVPEAIFRSTVGKDRDALDPVHAEIIACCAVHEPKQPVVPLLGPDFYPRVKAAHTVVQTGEPRLYANVILKKGVIYPK